In Brucella melitensis bv. 1 str. 16M, a genomic segment contains:
- a CDS encoding DUF2293 domain-containing protein, which yields MSAGTTRQKAIAKSLTLLLPAVPYSDSEPIRAAALAPHMKTLPPSTAVWLATVAHVRHTHTDYDALRDDGYDKDSARFFVLNAINAKLTEWRATRLLSPEDDEAVEM from the coding sequence ATGAGCGCAGGCACCACACGCCAGAAGGCCATCGCCAAATCGCTGACGCTTCTGCTTCCGGCGGTTCCCTATTCGGATTCCGAACCGATCCGTGCGGCAGCCCTTGCCCCGCATATGAAAACGCTGCCACCATCCACGGCGGTATGGCTCGCCACGGTCGCGCATGTGCGTCACACCCATACCGATTACGATGCACTGCGCGATGATGGATATGATAAGGATTCGGCACGTTTCTTCGTGCTGAACGCAATCAACGCCAAACTGACAGAATGGCGCGCAACACGGCTGCTGTCCCCGGAAGACGACGAAGCGGTAGAGATGTGA
- a CDS encoding ArsR/SmtB family transcription factor — protein sequence MAGLRLQLDRMVDVLKAVAEPSRLRILALLARGDLTVSDLTIILGQSQPRVSRHLKLLAEADLIDRYQEGAWAYFRLADNAISGEVARGLLARLDNADALIERDMERLSQVKSSRQEKAAAYFSANAGSWDEIRKLHVSETAVETALRKAVGEKPFQAMLDVGTGTGRLLELFAPLYLRGVGIDINRDMLAVARANLDLAAIGNAQVRQGDVYALPVERESFDLVTIHQVLHFLDDPLAAIREAARALRPNGRLLVVDFAPHKLEFLREEHAHLRLGFSDEQMLGWMRDAGLEPEKTLELEPKAANGEEGLTVKLWLARDPRLLIADPVSHGSQKWQPVLG from the coding sequence ATGGCCGGATTGCGGTTGCAGCTTGATCGAATGGTGGATGTGCTTAAAGCGGTGGCGGAACCGAGCCGCCTGCGCATCCTTGCGCTTCTGGCCCGTGGAGACCTGACGGTTTCGGATCTCACCATCATTCTCGGCCAGTCGCAGCCGCGTGTTTCCCGCCATCTGAAGCTTCTGGCGGAAGCGGATCTGATCGATCGTTATCAAGAAGGGGCCTGGGCCTATTTCCGACTGGCCGACAATGCGATCAGCGGTGAGGTTGCCCGTGGGCTTCTTGCCCGGCTCGACAATGCAGACGCCTTGATCGAGCGCGATATGGAGCGGCTTTCACAGGTCAAATCCAGCCGCCAGGAAAAGGCGGCGGCCTATTTCAGCGCCAATGCTGGAAGCTGGGATGAAATCCGCAAGCTGCATGTTTCCGAAACTGCCGTGGAAACCGCGCTGCGGAAGGCCGTCGGCGAAAAGCCGTTTCAGGCAATGCTTGATGTGGGAACCGGCACGGGGCGGCTTCTGGAGCTTTTCGCGCCGCTTTATCTGCGTGGTGTGGGGATCGATATCAACCGCGACATGCTTGCCGTGGCACGCGCCAATCTCGATCTTGCGGCCATTGGCAATGCGCAGGTCCGTCAGGGCGATGTCTATGCCTTGCCGGTTGAACGCGAGAGCTTCGATCTGGTGACGATCCATCAGGTCCTGCATTTTCTTGACGATCCGCTTGCCGCCATACGTGAGGCTGCGCGGGCATTGCGCCCGAACGGGCGCCTGCTGGTCGTCGATTTTGCGCCGCACAAGCTGGAATTCCTGCGGGAAGAACATGCGCATCTGCGGCTGGGCTTCAGCGATGAACAGATGCTGGGCTGGATGCGGGATGCCGGGCTTGAGCCTGAAAAGACACTGGAGCTGGAGCCGAAGGCGGCCAATGGAGAGGAGGGCCTGACGGTCAAGCTGTGGCTTGCCCGCGATCCGCGCCTTCTCATCGCCGATCCGGTTTCGCATGGCTCCCAAAAGTGGCAACCGGTTTTGGGATAA